The following are encoded in a window of Apis mellifera strain DH4 linkage group LG10, Amel_HAv3.1, whole genome shotgun sequence genomic DNA:
- the LOC410204 gene encoding titin isoform X7, with protein MAQLINVKLSRFDGSPWGFRLQGGKDFGTPLVVQKVNTGSPAEAAGLKAGDAVIRVNNTEMYNLRHKDAQDIIVRAGNNFELTVQRGGGTWKPHVSPISSTLPSPSPTSGLSNIAPVTKTSLAAKKQDGPLIGSGHNFSPKPFLNGTGDGSIKSIVNKQYNSPVGIYSEETIAETLSAQAEVLAGGVLGVNFKKNEKNYNAENSEVFKMVQEADKEPKTPEPAEPTAQSGVITPCSPALAGLRPVSAPETKQHSQPSTPQSSLPPGQNVCAECERLIVGVFVRIKDKNLHVECFKCSTCGTSLKNVGYYNINNKLYCDIHAKLVARQNAPAGMVPITIPPGGNKAPASTISAALAHAPLSPPLSNHASSPQPFSACNRSSPDYFGSPNSQLSPLDKNGYISNGNCNWESKTFTSTITIQTGCTEPTRLGTTPVDPPSFRSVQAPTSNNLIGPKPFGSSNISSPPLASTGGSTLPRPQSQTVTENSTERLSHEEKSYYYEIVESTECRPSSSVKSKSLAWPPRKPIEDITYPTASPLYIDPNPALDRGSRQAVREKKACIEACERALTRKRGESTDREVESAMDRVSCPGPTYRRVELVEATGRQSRSEVTSRPSSTDSVRRSLTPTRIVQPVPRPWTATVTTGANLYEQSYGIEPPKVCKKYHQKEICQRERICERNQPFREEHRSYRSEICRREQTICEKPPLPSQHVATTRQEEAREEITEIDKEVTDLRAEDEREEEDVGGIKGEHDFVTETSEEDVDGMHVKKKMTFEKTIERIPSPARPCSPPMVVEERREEEREEQREERVEETVEEKSEEIYERKTSTHVDRQVEEAEERTVVESAEVVTSAVDVQQMVEKAKREEEERKREEEEEERRKEEERRRKEREEEEERERRRREEEERRRQEEEEERRRHVSFQEEEAEEVEEVREQPLGRTVVREERVTEEESDTPGKKKLVKETYEEITEEVLVQERVRRKGIEEDRKKSLREQVQVHQSLRDQQAPKRVCSKYPPAQEIMEINKKRVQFVKQTDTGPKPIPHSALQNSTPKEWKSEMVNALTTAPDRPFTPLSTSSSVKEVYTEETIYLDHRCRPKPPPKEELRPISPFQEALMIAPERPYTPLSREIGPDDQKIASRSQTPVLQGGVHWPPSDILFGEGKTRAEPPPKPSTPRPLPTPPPDYRLRDSSPVRSRPQTPSCSKAITATLKKPDTIPSYQRYLVATRKGAVESHTYQPSRTPTPTPGRSKSPAQGPPEPPSCFVKAHAPRIREDPPPKRSAVHFPTKKSVSYKIDEDTDDGHRHAEYVASKTVDFDEKRTDDPGQEPTDAVHAQYQEKRYMTSKETHEQKQSVTKKSLEVTEDFERCEKRVPARPLPEPREKPPKPSVCAIGRTSPSKPSLPCPMASETPPRPVYSSSTEVRHVSYPAPPKSKPCPDTGVTVLPCKAHSDQGTKAGVVVVPCEGPIPCCEKSGVCVVPTSDRSGVCVSPCFGMKTGTCGQPSGRCGKEEPACDVEIPPNCPESGICVSPCPDGSVCVAPCTKPGLPPSRAKLPFPQIPFPYEDPAPPPCPQTSNSFEPVRKPRTNLSGQLARLTCKTGRTGQNVPTVQLYKPENAQQQCEKARSCTETKSYCCKSYCSSTETSRCQSNGQCSTTTSNQCETRNYCQDGIHCEPSSNTQSLVDPPNLSSHPDLGTGVGGLGGAGSKSGTFAGSSAPKRGRGILNQATGPGSRLPLCAHCNSYVRGPFITALGQIWCPDHFVCVNTQCRRPLQDIGFVEEKGQLYCEYCFERFIAPSCNKCNNKIKGDCLNAIGKHFHPECFKCSYCGKLFGNSPFFLEEGLPYCEADWNELFTTKCFACGFPVEAGDRWVEALNNNYHSQCFNCTMCKKNLEGQSFYAKGGRPFCKNHAR; from the exons GTGAATACCGGATCACCGGCGGAAGCGGCAGGTCTGAAGGCCGGCGATGCAGTAATCAGGGTGAACAACACGGAGATGTACAATCTGAGGCACAAGGACGCGCAGGACATTATCGTGAGAGCCGGGAACAACTTCGAGTTGACCGTACAGAG AGGTGGAGGCACCTGGAAACCGCACGTGTCTCCGATAAGCTCTACCCTGCCCTCGCCGTCCCCCACCAGCGGATTGAGCAACATAGCTCCAGTTACGAAAACATCGTTGGCCGCCAAGAAACAGGATGGGCCGCTCATAGGGAGCGGTCACAATTTCAGCCCGAAACCATTC CTTAACGGGACGGGGGACGGGTCGATCAAATCGATCGTTAACAAACAGTACAACAGCCCAGTGGGTATATACAGCGAGGAGACTATCGCGGAGACTCTTTCCGCCCAAGCGGAAGTTCTAGCCGGCGGTGTGCTCGG GGTGAATTTCAAGAAGAACGAGAAGAATTACAACGCGGAGAACAGCGAGGTATTCAAAATGGTTCAGGAAGCTGACAAAGAGCCAAAGACACCGGAACCCG CGGAGCCAACTGCGCAGAGCGGCGTGATTACGCCGTGCTCGCCGGCCCTGGCAGGACTGAGGCCAGTCTCGGCGCCTGAAACGAAGCAGCACTCCCAACCGTCCACGCCGCAATCGAGCCTACCACCTGGACAGAACGTTTGTGCCGAATGCGAGAGGCTCATCGT AGGTGTGTTCGTGAGAATCAAGGACAAGAATCTTCACGTGGAGTGTTTCAAATGCTCCACTTGCGGCACTTCCTTGAAAAACGTCGGCTACTATAATATCAACAACAAATTGTATTGCGACATACACGCGAAATTGGTCGCCAGGCAAAATGCACCTGCTGGCATGGTTCCAATCACTATACCACC GGGCGGTAATAAGGCTCCCGCGAGCACCATTTCCGCCGCTCTCGCGCATGCTCCGTTATCCCCACCCTTGAGCAATCACGCATCGTCGCCCCAACCATTCTCC GCTTGCAATCGTTCGAGTCCCGATTACTTCGGATCCCCGAATTCTCAACTATCGCCCCTCGATAAGAACGGATACATCAGCAACGGCAACTGCAACTGGGAATCGAAAACGTTTACGAGCACGATCACCATTCAGACGGGTTGCACAGAG CCCACCCGCCTTGGCACTACGCCCGTCGATCCACCCAGTTTCCGATCAGTCCAG GCTCCAACGTCGAACAATTTAATCGGTCCTAAACCGTTTGGATCGTCCAATATATCGTCCCCTCCGCTAGCGAGCACAGGAGGTAGCACTCTGCCACGACCCCAGAGTCAGACAGTGACCG AAAACTCGACCGAGAGACTGAGCCACGAGGAAAAGTCCTATTATTACGAGATCGTCGAGAGTACCGAGTGCCGTCCAAGCTCGTCCGTGAAATCGAAGAGTCTCGCCTGGCCGCCCCGAAAACCGATCGAGGACATCACCTATCCGACCGCGAGTCCTTTGTACATCGATCCAAACCCGGCCCTCGATCGAGGGAGCAGGCAGGCGGTGAGGGAGAAGAAGGCTTGCATCGAGGCTTGCGAAAGGGCACTGACCAGGAAGAGGGGGGAGAGCACGGATCGCGAGGTGGAGAGCGCCATGGATCGGGTCAGTTGTCCGGGGCCGACTTACAGAAGGGTCGAGCTGGTCGAGGCTACGGGGAGGCAGTCGAGGAGCGAGGTAACCTCGAGGCCTAGCTCCACCGACAGCGTGAGGAGATCGTTGACGCCGACCAGGATCGTTCAACCGGTGCCGAGGCCGTGGACGGCCACGGTCACGACCGGCGCCAACCTCTACGAGCAGAGTTACGGGATCGAGCCTCCCAAAGTGTGCAAGAAGTACCATCAGAAGGAGATCTGTCAAAGGGAACGGATATGCGAGAGGAATCAACCGTTCCGGGAGGAGCATCGCTCGTATCGATCCGAGATCTGTAGACGGGAACAGACCATCTGCGAGAAGCCGCCGTTGCCCAGCCAACACGTTGCGACGACCAGGCAGGAGGAGGCCAGGGAGGAGATCACGGAGATCGACAAGGAGGTGACGGATTTGAGGGCGGAGgacgagagggaggaggaagacgTCGGAGGGATAAAGGGAGAGCACGACTTCGTAACCGAGACGTCGGAGGAGGACGTGGATGGGATGCacgtgaagaagaaaatgacgTTCGAGAAGACCATCGAGAGGATCCCGTCTCCGGCTCGGCCCTGCTCCCCCCCTATGGTCGtggaggagagaagggaggaggagagggaggagcaGAGGGAAGAGAGGGTGGAGGAGACGGTGGAGGAGAAGTCGGAGGAAATTTACGAGAGGAAAACGTCGACTCACGTGGACAGGCAGGTGGAGGAGGCGGAGGAGAGGACGGTGGTTGAATCGGCCGAGGTGGTCACCTCTGCGGTGGACGTGCAACAGATGGTGGAGAAAGCGAAgcgggaggaagaggagaggaagcgggaggaggaggaggaggagaggcggaaggaggaagagcggaggagaaaggaaagggaggaggaggaggagagggaacgAAGGAggcgcgaggaggaggagcgtaggagacaggaggaggaggaggaacggaGGAGGCACGTGAGTTTCCAGGAAGAGGAGGCGGAGGAAGTGGAGGAAGTTCGGGAACAACCTCTGGGAAGAACGGTGGTGCGCGAGGAAAGGGTGACGGAAGAGGAAAGCGACACACCCGGGAAGAAGAAACTCGTGAAAGAGACCTACGAGGAGATCACGGAGGAGGTGTTGGTCCAGGAGCGCGTAAGAAGAAAGGGGATCGAGGAGGATCGGAAGAAGAGTCTGAGGGAACAGGTGCAGGTCCATCAAAGTTTGAGGGATCAACAAGCGCCCAAGCGCGTGTGCTCCAAGTATCCCCCAGCTCAGGAGATCAtggagattaataaaaaacgcgTGCAGTTTGTGAAGCAGACCGACACAGGCCCGAAACCGATACCGCACTCCGCTCTTCAGAATTCCACCCCGAAAGAGTGGAAATCCGAGATGGTGAACGCGTTGACGACCGCGCCCGACCGACCTTTCACGCCCCTCAGTACGTCTTCGAGCGTGAAGGAGGTGTACACCGAGGAGACGATATACCTGGATCACAGGTGTCGGCCCAAACCACCTCCGAAGGAAGAACTCCGACCGATATCCCCGTTCCAGGAGGCGCTGATGATCGCGCCCGAACGCCCGTACACGCCGCTCAGTCGCGAGATCGGGCCGGACGATCAGAAAATCGCGAGCCGTTCCCAGACCCCCGTGCTTCAAGGAGGCGTCCATTGGCCCCCTTCCGATATCCTGTTCGGCGAGGGGAAAACCCGCGCGGAACCACCTCCCAAACCGTCCACCCCTCGGCCTTTGCCCACCCCGCCGCCCGACTACCGCCTCAGAGACTCGTCTCCCGTGAGATCGAGGCCGCAGACGCCAAGTTGCAGCAAAGCAATAACGGCCACGTTGAAGAAGCCGGACACTATCCCCTCTTATCAGAGATACTTGGTGGCGACGAGGAAAGGCGCGGTGGAGAGTCACACGTACCAACCGAGCAGAACTCCCACTCCAACGCCAGGAAGGTCCAAGTCGCCTGCTCAAGGCCCGCCTGAACCGCCTTCCTGCTTCGTCAAGGCCCACGCGCCGAGAATAAGGGAGGATCCCCCGCCCAAGCGAAGCGCCGTACACTTCCCTACCAAGAAAAGCGTTTCCTACAAAATAGACGAGGACACGGACGACGGGCACAGGCACGCCGAGTACGTGGCGAGCAAGACGGTTGATTTCGACGAGAAACGAACCGACGACCCGGGCCAAGAGCCGACCGACGCGGTCCACGCTCAATACCAGGAGAAACGATACATGACCAGCAAAGAGACGCACGAGCAGAAGCAATCGGTCACGAAGAAATCGCTCGAGGTGACGGAAGACTTCGAGAGATGCGAGAAAAGAGTTCCAGCTCGACCATTGCCGGAGCCGCGGGAGAAGCCGCCTAAGCCGTCCGTGTGCGCGATCGGTAGAACGAGCCCCTCCAAACCCTCCTTGCCTTGCCCCATGGCTTCGGAAACTCCTCCTCGACCCGTGTACAGCAGCTCGACGGAGGTGCGCCACGTCAGTTATCCGGCTCCCCCGAAATCGAAACCGTGCCCCGACACCGGCGTAACCGTGTTACCGTGCAAAGCGCACTCCGACCAAGGCACGAAAGCaggggtggtggtggtgcCTTGCGAGGGGCCGATTCCTTGCTGCGAAAAGTCAGGGGTGTGCGTGGTCCCAACCTCGGACCGGTCGGGTGTCTGCGTCTCCCCGTGCTTCGGGATGAAAACGGGGACCTGCGGCCAACCGTCCGGCCGTTGCGGCAAAGAAGAGCCGGCCTGCGACGTCGAGATCCCTCCCAATTGCCCGGAATCTGGAATCTGCGTGTCCCCGTGCCCCGACGGCTCGGTCTGCGTGGCTCCTTGCACCAAGCCCGGCTTACCTCCCTCGAGGGCCAAACTTCCCTTCCCTCAGATCCCGTTCCCCTACGAGGACCCAGCCCCCCCGCCTTGCCCTCAAACCAGCAACTCCTTCGAGCCTGTTCGCAAGCCTCGCACTAATTTGAGCGGGCAGCTAGCGCGACTCACTTGCAAAACCGGGAGAACCGGCCAGAACGTTCCCACCGTCCAATTGTACAAGCCCGAGAATGCTCAACAACAATGCGAAAAAGCTCGAAGCTGCACCGAGACTAAGAGCTATTGCTGTAAAAGCTATTGTTCCTCGACCGAAACCTCCCGTTGTCAATCGAACGGTCAATGTTCGACCACCACCAGTAATCAATGTGAGACCCGAAATTACTGTCAGGACGGTATCCATTGTGAACCCTCTAGCAATACCCAAAGTTTAGTAGACCCACCAAATTTGTCATCCCACCCGGATCTAGGTACCGGAGTCGGTGGTCTCGGTGGTGCCGGGTCGAAGAGCGGAACTTTCGCTGGTAGCAGCGCGCCAAAGCGAGGAAGGGGTATCCTGAACCAAGCAACTGGACCGGGATCACGATTGCCCCTCTGCGCCCATTGCAACTCTTACGTCAG GGGACCGTTCATCACGGCTCTGGGACAAATTTGGTGCCCCGATCACTTTGTCTGCGTGAATACGCAATGTCGTCGACCGTTACAGGATATCGGTTTCGTAGAAGAGAAGGGACAGCTCTACTGCGAATACTGTTTCGAACGTTTCATCGCGCCAAGCTGCAACAAATGCAACAACAAAATCAAAGGC gATTGTCTAAACGCAATTGGAAAGCATTTCCACCCTGAATGCTTCAAATGTTCCTATTGCGGCAAACTCTTTGGCAACAGCCCGTTCTTCCTCGAAGAAGGATTGCCCTACTGTGAAGCAG ATTGGAACGAGTTATTCACGACAAAATGTTTCGCGTGTGGATTCCCAGTCGAAGCTGGAGATCGCTGGGTGGAGGCCCTGAACAATAATTACCACAGCCAGTGTTTCAACTGCACG ATGTGCAAGAAGAATCTCGAAGGCCAAAGTTTTTACGCGAAGGGTGGTCGTCCATTCTGCAAAAACCATGCACGTTAA